The genomic region GCTCTGTCTGCAGACAATATCAATGCGAGTAATAATGAGTCCAGCAACGTTAGTAACCAAGAAACCTCGAAGCAATACAGCTGGGACAAACGGGAGAAGGTACGGATAACGTTAGCTGGCTATATCTAGCCACTCCATAAGCTAATTAATGAGATACGTTTGTTTCCGAATTAAACGGCTGGTTAATCGTTTCAACGGTGGGATGGTAGGGTTGAGCAAAATCGGTATTACGGCTAGTCGTCCGTGTCTGGCACGTTTAAGACGAGAACCGTGTTTGTCACAACTGGTCGATCACTAATCGAGTATGAGATCAGTGCGGTTAATGATGTCCGTGCTAGCTGTGTCAACCTTTAAAACTGTTTCTTTCGATTCGCGTCGACTAacgttacggtcggtgctgttAGTCTGCGTGCTGTCGTGTCGCCACACCTCAGACACATCAGATCGTGTGCAGTTTCCTATCGGTTTAAAGGCAGTTCGCATGGATATCTAGTTCATGGCAGGCATCCCTGATAATATTACCTAGTTATGCGACGGATTAACACATTGAACGTTGTAGTCACCGACAAACGACGGACATGAAGGAGTCATTTAGATTTGGATGCGGAATGCTGCTTGGTTTctcattatattttcacattaaAGCTGTTGGCTAAATGTCTGGCGCACGTACATTTGCTATTCTTGCGTGGCATCTTTATTATACATGTTTTATAATGTTGAAACGGGGCCACGCTACAAAATAGGCTCCTGGCTTCAGTTAAACATCCCTGCAAAACTAGATGTTTGAATTAAAGAGTAAACACCACTAACTCCTGTTACTAATTCCTTTCGTGCAGGTCGATCCCAAAGACTTCATGCTGACGGGTATAAAGGATGCCACAGTGGGACGACTGCCAGGAAAACTGAATGGACAGCAGTTTGTTATACAGGAATGTGAGAACTGCAACATCTATGTGTTTGACCACTCGGCAACAGTGACCATTGACGACTGTGTAAACTGTTGCATAGTGCTTGGTCCAGTAAAAGGCAGTGTTTTTTTCAGAGACTGCAAAGACATTAAGTGTGTGGTGGCCTGCCAACAGTTCCGCACGAGGGATTGCAAGAAAATGGACATCTTTCTGTGTTGTGCCACACAACCCATTATTGAGTCCTCCACTGGCATGAAGTTTGGCTGCTTCCAGTACTATTACCCTGAGCTGGCCTTCCATTTCAAGGATGCAGGTCTTAGCATCTTTAACAATAACTGGAGCAACATACATGACTTCACACCAGTCTCTGAGGAGACCAACTGGACTCTGCTGCCCGAGGACACTGTGGTGTCGGAGCATGTGCCTCTCCCTGACACCGAGTCGGAGTTCAGGTCTGTTCGCGTTTCTACTGAAGGCAACCGGAGTATTGTGCCATTGACCAAAGGTGGGAGGCGTAAGGAGAGTGAGGAGTCCTGCCTCTTCGTATTCTTCGCTGGAGACTACACCACGGCCAATGCTCGGAAGCTCATTGATGAGGTAAGAACAGCCTGAACTTGATGCTAAATTTCACACCTAAGGTATGAGGGACAAACAACGATTTGTCATGCAATTACAAATGTTACTAAAAACGACTATAACAGGAAATGAAATCCGTTTCCTCTAGTTACTCCACCCTGTAGAAAGAAGGAAGTACCCCAACTCTATTCAGATATGTTGTGCGTTAACAGTGTCATTACGCAGCCCAATCTATTCCAGTGAAGGCTAGATTGTTGCGTGAGGTCAGGGAAGTAGGTCAGGTTAAATGTTCATCAGATGTTCTGTTTTGACTGGCTCTTCACTGACAACAGGAAGCTCTAGCAAGTGGAACATCAAGTGCTATTCTTAAATACTTTTAGTGTTACTGAAAGTAGAAATGACCCATTAAAAACCCACTAGGTTTTATTATGTAGAAATCATTCTATATCATAGAATGTCAGTTTTTCTATGAGTATATAGTCTAACCAATGTATATTAACATCTCTCAAATGTTAATATATATTATGAGAAATATAATATATGAGAAAATTGAAAGCAATGCTAATGTCAAGACGCTGGTGACAAGggcataaataataaaatactcTTGATAAGACACTTTTAAAATTTGTACTCTCATAATTTTCTAGACATTTGTTGTAATAATGTGTGTCCTCAATATCTGTCTAAATGTAGGCCACTTCAAAGGGTTTTACACTTATCCAAACCAAAGAAGTAGCCATGCGTCCTGAAGATGTAACCAGAGTCTTCCAAAACAATGCAGAGGACCTCACAGAGTGGACCACAAAGGGTAAGTCCCATTTAGAGAGCTCTCTTTCCTGTGGTCTTAACATTAAATATCGAAGTATACAGTTTTGTGAGGGGGGAGGTCACTTTATGTTAACATAACAACAAGAATCACGTGTCCTAGGTAAATCCCACTGATCTCTTCTAGATAAAAGGTTCATGCCAGTTGCCCTAGTACTTCTCAGCAAAGAGGACTACACATGGGATTCTGACATTTGAAGGGAGAGTCCAAACCACAGGGAATGAAAACACTGAGTTTGAAAGGCACTTGAAACCCAGCAGGAAGTAGTAAAGAGCAGTTTATTACTATTCAGGAAATTGACATGAAAGTTTAATGCCATTAGTCATTGCATTTCTTATGAAGATGCCTGGGTGAGTTCATCTGGCTGCGAGAGCAACAAGGAACAGGGAATGTCAGAGTTCACTTGGGTGTGAGTTTTTAATATTTAACGAGTATTTGTTGAAAAACATAAACGTTGTGGAAGTAACCTGTTCAGATAAGCTGCTAAATCAGccagaaaacattaatttcatAACTTTGTGAATGATACCTAATATTGGCTATCCTTGGGTAAACGAAGGCTATAGCAAGCTGATTAGCCCACATCATTCTGATATTCTGCCTCCCAGCTCAACCAACCTAGCCAGAAAATAATAATTTCAAGACTGTTTGGAAATCTCTCTGCTTTGAAGCATGAACTTCAGCATAGTCCCTGCAGCCCACagatgcgtgtgtatgtgagggctGTAAGGTGGTAGGCCATGGTGTCCTGTTTCTCATTTTGGTAATGAAAGGGGTGATCTTAAGTGTCCTGTGTGCCATTGTTAGGATCCTTGGTGAGGATAACAGTGCAGGCATAGATGCAGCTTATTACCCAAAATTATCAGTCAACATCACTACAGTgattaaaatactttaaatagGAGTTAAATGCCTTTGGCAACTAATGTATTATTACATTGCATCATATTACAACTGAAGATTTTCAGTTGTTGagaaattacattttatatttagttATTAGTCCAATTATTAATAGATTATTAGGCTGTGAATAAAGGAAGCCATGCCACTCTGGACACACATCCATACAGATGGACCTTTTTTTGTTTCTTCAACTACACAGTTGAAATATCTGAAGTAATATTTTGCCACTGTGATGTTAGTGCAGTGCAGGTCATGAGCCATAACAACATATGTTGACTATACTaggatatatttatttattaaaacattaacCCTTGTTTTCTTTTTAGTACTTACAAAGGCCATTTTTGTATTTGGTGCTGGAGTTCTCCTAATATGAGTCTTTTTTTCTCATATCCTTCTTACTGTGAAGTTCAATATACAACACAGGAAGCTAGAGGTTTAGTCATGGTGTCAACCACTATGCATTACTTGCCAAAGAATGTGAACAGTCAACTTTCTGGATACAGTAATAGGCATGTTGGCTACAAGTGATCTGTGCAACAAGTGTTGCAGTTGATTATATAGATTGTAACAGATCCTaatgattgtttttttttgtttatacaTTTCTCCTTCTGTTTAATTTATAGTAACTTGCATTTATGATATAGTCAAATCCGTTTACTGTTGATATTTCCCCTATTGCTCATTTGTACCTCTTTGGTCATGTGCTTCTTTGGCCTAAACCTTAGTTCAGCAGCCCAGTAAAGAGATCGTCCCAGGGAGCAGGGACCGTCTTTACTTAGGGTGTAACCGAGTAGTAAGTGAGAAAGTAataaaaacataatataaatgGCTTGTACAGTTTTATACCTCCTAGGTATTTTTAATATTGCTTTTCTTTTAACAGAAGGTCTGTGAAAATAGGCGACTGAAAGCACAGTGGTTGAGAGGAGTGATCTGTGTTTCATTGGCTGATTTAGCCTTTTTCTGATGGATGATCTCTGTTTCGGCAGGTCCTGTGGTTGCCCTTGAGCTGAATGGAGATGGAGTGGTGGAGGCTTGTAGAACCATTGCCAGTGAGATTTTCAGCGGAACAATGGTAACCGCAGGACGAGTGCTGCCTTCAGGGTATTTGCATACAATTCATTATGCTAAACTAACAATCTCCTTTGTCTTTTCTTCCCACCTTTGTGTGTTCTTCTTTCACAGGTATTTGTTTCTGAGAATAAAAATTCAGCTTCACGTGATGTTGACAACTTTTTCAATTTTGCTGACATGCAAATGGGGTTGTGAAGCTAATGAAAACATATCTCAGTGTTGAaagttatgttttttttttttatctagtaATGTAATGAGCTGGATGCAGACCCAGCAGTGTCCTACCAGGTTTTGTAGGGTGTTTGAACCACTATCTATTAGCGCTGCTAAATATTTTGGAGAACTAGATGTTTTTGAATTGTGTATGTTATTTTACTGTGATTGTAAACTATCATGTCAAATCTGAAAGAATGCGAAAGATTTCTAGagacaatgtaaaaaaaaaaaaaaaaaaaacataaagaaCCTGGTTTTCAGAATATATAACTGAAAGTTACTTTGGCTATTGTCAATTATGCTGAATGAATGTTAAATAATATATAGACATTGTCCAGGGAGATTTAACTGGAAAGTATATAGTATATCCTTAGCTTGTGTACATTTTCAGAATGCATACTTGTGTAGCTTATCAATTTATGTACATAGTCTTTGCTGAGGACAATGCGATTGTTTTAAAAATCAGGAACTGTACCTGTCATAAGAGCCTCCGTTTCTTTCTATGAAATATTAGCATGGTTTTGAAACCATTATTCACTTCTTTTTCATACATATTATTTTTTATGGACAGATTATGTTGCATTCTTGCTTGGACTGTTTATAATCTGCCCAAGTTTGGACAATTGTTTTCACCTATGTTTTTTATGAAATACTTTAAAAAGAATCTGAGGTTGATTTTATTGTTAATCAAATTTCACTGAATGTACTATTCAGAGGTGTTTGTCATTTATTACACCCCTCTATTTTTGTATCAATGTTGTAAGAGCACAGTTTTAGTCCTGTGACAAAAAGCAACTAATTTTATTTGTACAAGGTAGATGAATGCCTCACaatgtaattttgtactttttgaATGGTTCTTAATTGTAAAATGCAGTTTTGTAGAAATAAatgtaaactgtgatttatCAGTATGTTGTTTTGTtaaaatatttctcatgttgCATGATTTGAGACACTTGTTATTCAGAAACCACAGgcacacattattattatttattcattggatTTTGCAAGATGATGCAGCAGTATGGGGTAAATCCAGATTTCACTAAAGATCAAACTGATTTACTGAAGCACCTATTGTAAACTATAGTGACCATAAGTGTGATCTTCTCCAGTTCTGTTACTGATGGATTACCAGCTACAGGAGACCATCTAAACACTTTAGTCCCCCCCTTCCCCACTACTGGCACGACTCTTGGTTTCATATGCCACATTCTACAAAATTTGATGACCGGGTCCTTGTACTTGCTGTGCTGATATCTACAATATCCATTTACAAAAGTGGACGGTGAACAGCATGGGCTCTTCCAGGATGGCCACGGAAAAGGCGGAGTTTAGGACCCAGCGACCAAGGCTGTACAATAGGACTGTTGTGCCGTGGTGGAAAGCAGATTGCAGCTTTGGGATATTGACAgcgtataacagaaaaaaaggcacaaaaatACCAAACTAAAACCGAGCGTAATACATTTTTATCTGCGCTTCACCCGGAACATTAATCTGAGGAGACTTGCGCGGTAGCCGTCGTCCGCTTCAAGCGGGGGGTGACTAGAGTTGTTTTCGTGTCGGAGGTAAGGCTGCGCGAACAATACTGCTCGTGTCTTCCGAGGGCTGAGCGCGTATCCAGGCGGCGGGGCCTGCTGCCTACACTCGGCATATGGCCGCGGTCGGTGCCCCCTTTAGCTGTCCGGACGAGCTTTTATGTGTCTCCTTTTTTAGATTCTGAGACGAACAGGTTTTAATGCACACGTTGGACGTGGGATATCGGCCGGTGTGTCTTTGCTCTTGCCGCTTGAAGGCTGCAGGCGTCGTGGTGTAGGGCGGCCGGGGTTTGGCGCCAAGGCCGTGTCTCTAATCCCGGGACGCACACAACGATATTCAGGAATATTCTGCGTTTCACGACCTCATGGCCTCCTGCTATATGATCGAGTGGTACTGGGGGTGGATATTGCCGTGTAACGTGGCTGGTCGCTTTATATTAAATGATTTGCTGCACACATTTGCTGAGACTATCTTGTTAGATTTGTTAGCTGTCTTAATAGCAAAGCGAGTGACTAACCCAGGTCTACTGTCCCGGTTCGGTAACGATTTGACCGACTTCATTAGACAAACTCCGTTAAACAAGTTGGCAAATATTAGTCACGTTTAGTAACAGTAATCGCGGATCTGGCAACGTCGCTTGCCAGCTAGATATCGTGGCTAACGCTGTCATGTGTTCAGACTAAACCTAAAGTTATCCCACTATAATACGAAATAAACTTTTAGTATGCTTTTCATGCTTTTTTGCATGTTCTCTAAAAAACAAAAAGTTTTTATTTCCCCAAAAGTACGTTTCACGTTTATAGTTTAATATGGGAAACATTTGGGAAGTCTTATTTTGTTGGGATGGGACACGATTAAGAGGTTGCCAAATCTGATCTTAAAGATTCGTGTGGTAGCAGATGAGGTAATGGGGGGATGTAGAAGTGAAGCAAGTCTACACTGTAAAGGAAGTAGTTTTGAAATAATTTCGGCAGCTAGCTAGATATGTCCTCCCTGAAAACGTGTCGTTCACCCCTCCCTCTTCCGCCATCGGTGCGGACTCCCGGGCTGTGGTTAAAGGGAAGGACTTTTCCTCAGTggacatatatttttttttagccCAGATATCTAGTCAACTTTTAAGTGCTTTTCTGCATGTTTCAAATGAGAAAGTTGTATCTGCACTGTATCACAAAGTAGCAGTAGTAACGAGTTGTATGAAAACTTGTCAGCACGGTAGGATAAACGCCTGTAGCCGACCTCTCACTGGTTTCTTTGTGTCCTCAGGCGTTTGTAAGCTCATGAAGAGCCTTTGCCGGCCACTCCAGCGGACTTCTGCCCCATTGCAGACTTGGATACACAGGCTGGCTGTAGCCACTAGTTCTACCACGTTGAATGGGTAAAATGGCCTGGT from Brachyhypopomus gauderio isolate BG-103 chromosome 8, BGAUD_0.2, whole genome shotgun sequence harbors:
- the rp2 gene encoding protein XRP2 translates to MGCFFSKSRRKSDKESALSADNINASNNESSNVSNQETSKQYSWDKREKVDPKDFMLTGIKDATVGRLPGKLNGQQFVIQECENCNIYVFDHSATVTIDDCVNCCIVLGPVKGSVFFRDCKDIKCVVACQQFRTRDCKKMDIFLCCATQPIIESSTGMKFGCFQYYYPELAFHFKDAGLSIFNNNWSNIHDFTPVSEETNWTLLPEDTVVSEHVPLPDTESEFRSVRVSTEGNRSIVPLTKGGRRKESEESCLFVFFAGDYTTANARKLIDEATSKGFTLIQTKEVAMRPEDVTRVFQNNAEDLTEWTTKGPVVALELNGDGVVEACRTIASEIFSGTMVFVSENKNSASRDVDNFFNFADMQMGL